One part of the Lachnospiraceae bacterium JLR.KK002 genome encodes these proteins:
- a CDS encoding methyl-accepting chemotaxis protein translates to MQKTEKSRKLLGAALGVAVMLILIIGGSSVGILQLVSNGKMSVFDGMVALVVVDIIILAIVLAAGKRLFDRIHIIVGNLGRIADGSLTLEDNRLAEWRDELGEMVRSMNSLVVSFAQLITSVNNATDSLTEVSEDFNDSFRNLAAAMEIVDREVGSIGGNTASQAERTQDISIQITEMSHAIDVIAENVGMLTRSADTMKNCSETAEKIMGDLVSINQTSSQAISEVRAQTAVTNQSAMQIRTVTEIIAGISSQTNLLALNASIEAARAGEQGRGFAVVAEEIRTLADQSGESSEQINNIVNELIQNSNVSVDITQKVAEAFQRQTEKIQETKGIFTSLNHEIEQVGDSIGGIASEVTGLKTSKDTIEDGAATLTETAEANTRSAQDTLESMEEFKEIVEKCKSSTEQIQTVSGELIENIHKFDIRKLKEEVREIL, encoded by the coding sequence ATGCAGAAGACAGAGAAAAGCAGAAAACTGCTGGGAGCTGCCCTTGGCGTGGCGGTCATGCTTATTTTGATTATCGGAGGAAGCTCCGTGGGCATTCTTCAGCTTGTTTCAAATGGAAAAATGTCCGTTTTTGACGGAATGGTGGCACTGGTTGTTGTTGACATTATTATTCTGGCAATTGTACTGGCGGCGGGAAAGAGGCTGTTTGACAGGATACATATTATTGTGGGGAATCTTGGCAGGATTGCGGACGGAAGCCTGACGCTGGAAGATAACAGGCTGGCAGAGTGGAGAGATGAGCTGGGAGAAATGGTACGCTCCATGAATTCTCTGGTGGTGTCTTTTGCACAACTGATTACCAGTGTGAATAATGCCACAGATTCGCTGACGGAAGTTTCGGAAGATTTTAACGATTCTTTTCGGAATCTGGCTGCCGCTATGGAAATAGTGGACAGAGAAGTGGGTTCCATCGGAGGAAATACAGCTTCCCAGGCAGAGCGGACACAGGATATCAGTATACAGATTACGGAGATGAGCCATGCCATTGACGTGATTGCAGAAAATGTGGGAATGCTCACCAGAAGCGCGGATACCATGAAAAACTGCAGTGAGACTGCCGAGAAAATTATGGGAGATCTGGTTTCTATCAATCAGACCAGCAGTCAGGCCATTTCAGAGGTAAGAGCTCAGACAGCTGTGACGAATCAGTCAGCCATGCAGATTCGCACCGTTACGGAGATTATTGCCGGAATTTCCAGTCAGACCAATCTTCTGGCATTGAATGCCAGTATTGAAGCGGCAAGAGCCGGAGAACAGGGCAGAGGATTTGCGGTGGTGGCAGAGGAAATCCGTACGCTGGCAGACCAGTCCGGAGAATCTTCAGAACAGATTAATAATATAGTAAATGAACTGATTCAGAATTCCAATGTGAGTGTGGATATTACACAGAAAGTTGCCGAAGCCTTTCAGAGACAGACGGAGAAAATTCAGGAGACAAAAGGAATTTTCACATCGCTGAACCATGAAATTGAGCAGGTAGGAGACTCCATCGGCGGAATTGCCTCAGAAGTAACGGGACTGAAAACTTCCAAAGATACCATAGAGGACGGCGCAGCCACATTGACAGAGACGGCGGAAGCCAATACCAGGAGCGCTCAGGATACTCTGGAATCCATGGAAGAATTTAAGGAAATCGTGGAAAAATGCAAATCATCCACGGAACAGATACAGACTGTATCCGGGGAACTGATTGAAAATATCCATAAATTTGATATCAGAAAATTAAAAGAAGAAGTCCGGGAAATTTTATAA
- a CDS encoding sigma-70 family RNA polymerase sigma factor, translating to MEEFMRCYEKVYPQMYRTAWLYLQNRQEAEDAVQDAVLAAYEKYDQLRDREKFGPWIMQILVNRCRRRSKTWFRREERMEDISSAQEKSLSVEPDFATASAVKQVFWELKEEERFVVALSVFGGYTSEEIAGILGKNHSTVRSGYRRALQKMRKKLEV from the coding sequence ATGGAAGAATTTATGCGGTGTTATGAAAAAGTCTATCCGCAGATGTACCGAACAGCCTGGCTTTATCTGCAGAACCGGCAGGAAGCAGAAGACGCAGTGCAGGACGCGGTACTGGCTGCGTATGAAAAATATGATCAGCTCAGGGACAGAGAAAAATTCGGGCCCTGGATTATGCAGATTCTGGTAAATCGCTGCAGGAGAAGGAGTAAAACCTGGTTTCGCAGGGAGGAACGTATGGAGGATATTTCTTCCGCACAGGAAAAATCCCTGTCCGTAGAACCGGATTTTGCCACGGCGTCTGCAGTGAAACAGGTTTTTTGGGAGTTGAAAGAGGAGGAACGGTTTGTGGTGGCTTTATCCGTGTTTGGCGGATATACCAGCGAGGAAATTGCGGGCATTCTGGGAAAGAACCACAGTACCGTCCGCTCCGGGTACCGGAGGGCGCTCCAAAAAATGAGAAAGAAGCTGGAGGTGTAA
- a CDS encoding beta-propeller domain-containing protein, which translates to MGRQENKETWTEETIREYLRKSAEAEEIPESLKPDRMEAWLKENTEKNRREAMDNKRKEDSGRKKSYRGWWCGTAAVAACMAIVLFAAGRSIDLDGEFDSETASERPRTEEKSGKETTFEKVTADKGELTEGTTYQELYQAFSEVWEEQESMELVTDERAMDTAGEESAVFSEGKAAAEEEVTEDGAADTGAQEDSGENMYGKTNQQEADVEEADIIKNDGRYLYQVIARNGKSSVQIADTEGGLKETAEVGSFDNEISNIYVWKDSLVVIETGWVSEAVSEQDQADTDSNFLDTMKQAVANLFSSEKEEPYRETSYSKIHVYDIKDRTKPEEYHTFTIKGNYRESRISDGYLYFFTQCNTYRPRLEQDYGAYVPEVDGKTLSADKIYLPEETDTASYLVMASINMEQPDAFTDTAAVVTAADKFYVSRNNIYITDRKYVEYGQQGPQSDSTRIYRFSYQDGKMKKEAEGTVKGTLRDDMAMNEYQGYLRMVTTVESQNVQEIKDDITGEVLGYDGMDAATTNSLYVLDDKLNVAGKIENLAKDELVYSARFMGDTGYFVTFRQTDPLFSVDLSDPKQPKILGELKISGFSEYLHFYGENLLLGIGMEADENTGVTDGLKLSMFDISNPSDVKEQSRLHLSGYDYAQALYEYKAVLIDTEKNIFGFQAEGYREEEKNSYLLYSFENGAFKEIMNIDCSDMDVYSWRVRGTYIGDCFYLMCGNGRIEGYSLTDGSKVTELVP; encoded by the coding sequence ATGGGCAGACAGGAGAATAAGGAGACATGGACAGAAGAAACCATAAGGGAATATCTGAGAAAATCTGCAGAGGCAGAGGAGATACCGGAAAGCCTGAAGCCGGACCGGATGGAAGCCTGGCTGAAGGAAAATACAGAAAAGAACAGGAGGGAAGCTATGGACAATAAGAGAAAAGAAGACAGCGGCAGGAAGAAAAGTTACCGCGGATGGTGGTGCGGCACAGCAGCAGTTGCAGCCTGCATGGCAATCGTTCTGTTTGCAGCAGGGCGTTCCATAGACCTGGACGGAGAATTTGATTCAGAAACAGCCTCCGAAAGGCCCCGGACAGAAGAAAAGAGCGGGAAAGAAACAACCTTTGAGAAAGTCACGGCAGACAAAGGAGAACTGACAGAGGGTACCACTTATCAGGAGCTGTATCAGGCTTTTTCAGAAGTGTGGGAAGAACAGGAATCCATGGAACTGGTGACAGACGAGAGAGCCATGGATACCGCCGGAGAGGAAAGCGCTGTTTTTTCAGAGGGAAAAGCGGCCGCGGAAGAAGAAGTGACGGAAGATGGGGCCGCAGATACCGGCGCTCAGGAGGATTCCGGTGAAAATATGTATGGGAAGACCAATCAGCAGGAAGCGGATGTGGAGGAAGCAGATATTATTAAAAATGACGGAAGATATCTCTATCAGGTGATTGCCCGGAATGGAAAATCCTCCGTTCAGATTGCAGACACGGAGGGCGGACTGAAAGAAACCGCGGAAGTGGGAAGTTTTGACAATGAAATCAGCAACATTTATGTGTGGAAAGACAGTCTGGTTGTGATTGAAACCGGATGGGTGAGCGAAGCTGTTTCAGAGCAGGACCAGGCAGACACTGACAGCAATTTTCTGGATACCATGAAACAGGCGGTGGCAAATCTGTTCAGCTCAGAGAAAGAGGAACCATACCGGGAAACATCCTACAGTAAAATCCATGTATATGATATCAAAGACCGGACGAAGCCGGAGGAATACCATACTTTTACCATAAAGGGGAACTACCGGGAATCCAGAATTTCAGACGGATATCTTTATTTTTTCACTCAATGCAATACTTACAGGCCCCGGCTGGAGCAGGATTACGGAGCCTACGTTCCTGAAGTGGACGGAAAGACCCTTTCCGCAGATAAAATTTATCTGCCGGAGGAGACAGATACCGCCTCTTATCTGGTTATGGCTTCCATTAATATGGAACAGCCGGATGCATTTACGGATACGGCCGCCGTTGTGACTGCTGCGGATAAATTTTATGTGAGCCGGAACAACATTTATATAACAGACCGGAAGTATGTGGAGTACGGTCAGCAGGGCCCCCAGAGCGACAGTACCAGAATCTACCGCTTTTCTTACCAGGACGGGAAGATGAAAAAGGAGGCGGAAGGCACGGTAAAAGGAACGCTGCGGGATGATATGGCCATGAATGAATATCAGGGTTACCTGCGGATGGTGACCACGGTGGAATCTCAGAATGTGCAGGAAATAAAGGATGACATTACCGGAGAAGTGCTGGGATATGACGGAATGGATGCGGCGACCACCAACAGCCTCTATGTGCTGGATGACAAACTGAATGTTGCCGGGAAAATTGAAAATCTGGCGAAAGATGAACTGGTCTATTCCGCCCGGTTTATGGGAGATACAGGATATTTTGTAACATTCCGGCAGACGGACCCTCTGTTTTCCGTGGATTTGTCCGACCCGAAACAGCCAAAGATTCTGGGTGAACTGAAAATCAGCGGATTTTCCGAATACCTGCATTTCTACGGGGAAAACCTTCTTCTGGGAATCGGTATGGAAGCAGATGAAAATACAGGAGTTACGGATGGGCTGAAGCTGTCCATGTTTGATATTTCCAATCCCTCTGATGTAAAGGAACAGTCCAGACTTCATCTGTCCGGTTATGATTATGCCCAGGCACTGTACGAATACAAAGCAGTTCTGATTGACACAGAGAAAAACATATTCGGATTCCAGGCAGAAGGTTACCGGGAAGAAGAAAAGAACAGCTATCTGCTGTATTCCTTTGAGAACGGAGCGTTTAAAGAGATTATGAATATTGACTGCAGCGACATGGATGTTTACTCCTGGAGGGTGCGGGGCACTTATATCGGAGACTGTTTTTATCTGATGTGCGGAAACGGAAGGATAGAAGGTTACAGTCTGACAGACGGAAGCAAAGTGACGGAACTGGTTCCGTGA
- a CDS encoding histidinol-phosphatase HisJ family protein, whose amino-acid sequence MLWDTHMHTHFSTDSQADTHEMVRASMKAGVDGICFTDHLDIGYDSSPERFMLDIPAYFKEMQAVQAEFLNKFPVCTGIEIGLQPHLKDVLPGIIEEHPFDFVIGSSHVVHGQDPYYPEYYTGKTEDEAYREYFESILENLAVFDCFDVYGHIDYVVRYGPNKNRYYCYDKFSDVLDEILRTLVEKGKGIEINTAGFRYGLGHPNPAECVLRRYRELGGELITIGADAHKPSDVAYEFSKVPELLKQAGFAYYTVFRNRKPEFYKL is encoded by the coding sequence ATGCTTTGGGATACACACATGCACACACATTTTTCCACTGACAGCCAGGCGGACACTCACGAGATGGTTCGTGCTTCCATGAAGGCCGGCGTGGACGGAATCTGCTTTACGGACCACCTGGATATCGGCTATGACAGTTCTCCTGAACGTTTCATGCTGGACATTCCCGCATATTTTAAGGAAATGCAGGCAGTTCAGGCAGAATTTCTGAATAAATTCCCCGTCTGTACGGGAATCGAAATCGGACTGCAGCCCCATCTTAAGGACGTTCTTCCCGGAATTATTGAGGAACATCCCTTTGATTTTGTCATTGGCTCTTCCCATGTGGTTCACGGCCAGGACCCTTACTATCCGGAATATTACACGGGTAAAACGGAGGATGAGGCCTACCGGGAATATTTTGAATCCATTCTGGAAAATCTGGCTGTATTCGACTGCTTTGACGTATATGGGCACATTGATTACGTGGTACGGTACGGCCCCAATAAAAACCGGTACTACTGCTATGACAAGTTCTCCGATGTGCTGGACGAAATCCTGCGCACTCTGGTTGAAAAAGGCAAAGGAATTGAGATCAACACCGCCGGCTTCCGGTACGGGCTCGGCCATCCCAACCCCGCAGAATGCGTGCTGCGGCGTTATCGGGAACTGGGCGGAGAACTTATCACCATCGGTGCGGATGCTCACAAACCTTCAGATGTAGCATACGAATTTTCAAAAGTACCTGAACTGTTAAAACAGGCAGGCTTTGCATATTATACGGTTTTCCGGAACCGGAAGCCTGAATTTTACAAACTTTAA
- the gap gene encoding type I glyceraldehyde-3-phosphate dehydrogenase: MSVRVAINGFGRIGRLAFRQMFGAEGYEVVAINDLTSPKMLAHLLKYDSSQGKYALADKVTAGEDSITVDGKEIKIYAFPDANNCPWGDLKVDVVLECSGFYTSKDKAQAHINAGARKVVISAPAGNDLPTIVFNTNHETLKAEDTIISAASCTTNCLAPMADALNKYAAIQSGIMCTIHAYTGDQMTLDGPQRKGDLRRSRAAAVNIVPNSTGAAKAIGLVIPELNGKLIGSAQRVPTPTGSTTILTAVVKGNDVTVDGINAAMKAAANESFGYNEDEIVSSDIVGMRFGSLFDATQTMVSKVSDDLFEVQVVSWYDNENSYTSQMVRTIKYFSELA; the protein is encoded by the coding sequence ATGTCAGTAAGAGTAGCAATCAATGGTTTCGGACGTATCGGCCGTCTTGCATTCAGACAGATGTTTGGTGCAGAGGGATACGAAGTAGTAGCAATCAACGATTTAACAAGTCCCAAAATGTTGGCTCACCTGTTAAAGTATGATTCATCTCAGGGCAAATATGCATTGGCAGACAAGGTTACTGCCGGTGAAGATTCCATTACTGTTGATGGAAAAGAAATCAAGATCTACGCTTTCCCGGATGCAAATAACTGCCCATGGGGAGACTTAAAGGTAGACGTTGTTCTGGAGTGTTCCGGATTCTACACCTCCAAAGACAAAGCACAGGCTCACATCAACGCAGGCGCTCGTAAAGTTGTTATCTCTGCTCCGGCAGGAAACGACCTTCCTACAATTGTTTTCAATACAAACCATGAGACATTAAAAGCAGAAGATACTATCATTTCCGCAGCATCCTGTACCACAAACTGTCTGGCACCGATGGCTGACGCTCTGAACAAATATGCAGCAATCCAGTCCGGTATTATGTGTACCATCCACGCTTACACAGGCGACCAGATGACTCTGGACGGACCGCAGAGAAAAGGCGATCTGAGAAGATCCCGTGCAGCTGCAGTTAATATCGTTCCTAACAGCACAGGCGCTGCAAAAGCAATCGGCCTTGTTATTCCGGAATTAAACGGAAAATTAATCGGTTCCGCACAGCGTGTTCCGACTCCTACAGGTTCCACCACTATCCTGACAGCAGTTGTTAAGGGCAATGATGTAACTGTAGACGGAATCAATGCAGCTATGAAAGCAGCAGCAAACGAGTCCTTCGGATACAACGAAGATGAAATCGTATCCAGCGATATCGTAGGAATGAGATTCGGCTCCTTATTTGACGCTACACAGACCATGGTTTCCAAAGTTTCCGATGATTTATTTGAAGTACAGGTTGTTTCCTGGTATGACAACGAGAACAGCTACACAAGCCAGATGGTTCGTACAATCAAATATTTCAGTGAATTAGCATAA
- a CDS encoding phosphoglycerate kinase, with product MSLNKVSVDDINVKGKRVLCRCDFNVPLKEGKITDENRLVAALPTIKKLIADGGKVILCSHLGKPKGEPKPELSLAPVAKRLSELLGQEVKFAADPEVVGPNAKAAVEAMKDGEVILLENTRYRAEETKNGEAFSKDLASLCDIFVNDAFGTAHRAHCSNVGVSELVETAAVGYLMQKEIDFLGNAVENPVRPFVAILGGAKVADKLNVISNLLEKCDTLIIGGGMAYTFLKAQGYEIGKSLVDDTKVDYCKEMIAKAEKLGKKLLLPVDSATIEEFPNPIDAPVDVVMCDAENMPADREGCDIGPKTSAMFADAVKSAKTVVWNGPMGVFENPTLAEGTIAVAKALAETDATTIIGGGDSAAAVNQLGFGDKMSHISTGGGASLEFLEGKELPGVAAATNK from the coding sequence ATGTCTTTAAATAAAGTATCCGTAGATGATATCAATGTAAAGGGCAAACGTGTTCTTTGCAGATGCGATTTTAACGTACCTTTAAAAGAGGGAAAAATTACGGACGAGAACCGTCTGGTAGCAGCCCTTCCCACCATTAAGAAACTGATTGCCGACGGCGGCAAAGTAATTCTCTGCTCTCATCTGGGCAAGCCCAAGGGAGAGCCGAAGCCGGAACTTTCACTGGCGCCGGTGGCAAAAAGGCTTTCTGAATTACTGGGACAGGAAGTGAAATTTGCAGCAGATCCTGAAGTAGTAGGGCCCAATGCAAAAGCAGCCGTAGAGGCTATGAAGGACGGGGAAGTTATTTTACTGGAGAACACCCGTTACCGTGCAGAGGAGACCAAAAACGGAGAAGCATTCTCCAAAGACCTGGCTTCCCTTTGCGATATTTTTGTAAATGATGCATTCGGAACCGCACACAGAGCACACTGTTCCAACGTAGGTGTTTCCGAACTGGTTGAGACAGCAGCAGTTGGTTACTTAATGCAGAAGGAAATTGATTTCCTCGGAAATGCAGTGGAGAATCCCGTAAGACCGTTCGTTGCAATTCTGGGCGGCGCAAAAGTAGCAGACAAGCTGAATGTTATTTCCAATCTGCTGGAAAAATGCGATACTCTGATTATCGGCGGCGGAATGGCTTATACTTTCTTAAAAGCACAGGGCTATGAAATCGGTAAATCTCTGGTAGACGATACAAAGGTAGACTACTGTAAAGAAATGATTGCCAAAGCAGAAAAACTTGGCAAAAAATTATTACTGCCGGTTGACTCCGCAACCATTGAAGAATTCCCGAATCCCATTGACGCACCGGTAGATGTGGTAATGTGTGATGCGGAAAATATGCCTGCAGACCGGGAAGGCTGCGACATCGGACCGAAGACATCAGCTATGTTTGCAGACGCGGTAAAATCTGCAAAAACAGTTGTATGGAACGGGCCTATGGGCGTATTTGAAAACCCAACACTGGCAGAAGGTACTATTGCAGTGGCAAAGGCTCTGGCAGAGACAGACGCAACCACCATCATCGGCGGCGGCGATTCTGCAGCAGCAGTAAACCAGCTGGGATTTGGCGATAAGATGAGCCATATTTCCACCGGAGGCGGAGCTTCTCTGGAATTCCTGGAAGGCAAAGAGCTTCCCGGCGTGGCAGCAGCAACTAATAAATAG
- the tpiA gene encoding triose-phosphate isomerase, producing MARKKIIAGNWKMNKTPSEAVALVNELKPLVANDDVDVVFCVPTIDIIPAMEAAKGSNINIGAENMYYEESGAYTGEIAPNMLTDAGVKYVVIGHSERREYFAETDETVNKKVLKAFEHGITPIICCGESLTQRKQGIYIDWIRMQIKIAFQNVTAEQAKGAVIAYEPIWAIGTGETATSDQAEEVCAAIRACIKEVYDEATAEAIRIQYGGSVNAGNAAELFSKPDIDGGLVGGASLKADFGKIVCYNK from the coding sequence ATGGCAAGAAAGAAAATTATTGCAGGAAACTGGAAAATGAATAAAACTCCGAGTGAAGCAGTGGCTCTGGTAAATGAACTGAAACCGCTGGTGGCAAATGATGATGTGGACGTGGTATTCTGCGTACCGACTATCGACATTATCCCTGCAATGGAAGCAGCAAAAGGCTCCAATATCAATATTGGCGCTGAGAATATGTACTATGAGGAAAGCGGCGCATATACCGGAGAAATCGCTCCCAATATGCTGACAGACGCCGGTGTAAAATATGTGGTTATCGGCCATTCTGAAAGAAGAGAATATTTTGCAGAGACAGACGAAACCGTAAATAAAAAAGTGCTGAAAGCATTTGAACACGGAATTACTCCGATTATCTGCTGCGGAGAATCCTTAACCCAGAGAAAACAGGGCATTTACATTGACTGGATTCGTATGCAGATTAAGATTGCATTCCAGAACGTAACTGCAGAGCAGGCAAAAGGCGCAGTGATTGCATATGAGCCAATCTGGGCAATCGGAACCGGTGAGACAGCTACTTCCGATCAGGCAGAAGAAGTGTGTGCGGCAATCCGTGCATGTATCAAAGAGGTATATGACGAAGCAACTGCAGAAGCAATCCGGATTCAGTACGGCGGTTCTGTAAATGCAGGAAACGCAGCAGAACTGTTCTCCAAACCGGACATTGACGGCGGACTGGTTGGAGGAGCTTCTCTGAAAGCTGATTTTGGTAAAATTGTCTGCTATAATAAATAA